In Eretmochelys imbricata isolate rEreImb1 chromosome 14, rEreImb1.hap1, whole genome shotgun sequence, a genomic segment contains:
- the LOC144274362 gene encoding uncharacterized protein LOC144274362, whose translation MNPGAKSLVDSVDSLWPMPGASEGMNRRAADGLEHENEETNPWQGGPERAEPCGAFSGRSKGIASQRGKAVESRRRSGRQHPAKQEDKPACHQRALKGPQDSNTVTAEKPYKCSVCGRSFSQSSNLLTHQRLHTGERPYKCTSCGKSFNTSSALIVHRRTHTGEKSYRCPDCGRSFSEGSVLIKHWRTHTGEKPYKCAHCGKGFSQSSNLHAHQRVHTGERPYHCTDCGKHFSTSSNLSAHQRVHTGERPYKCPECGRSFSQQSNLISHQRTHLEEKSHLCPDCGEGFGTSAQLLTHRRSHAGDRPYKCPDCEKSFPSRSALITHQRTHTGEKPYKCPDCQRGFTRRSDLNKHRRVHTGERPFRCASCGKSFSQSSHLITHKRLHEDAKPYKGSMSTTPTVLQEEDPGKDTQSRGSVCQSSAETSDGEAHLAGKPHQCPDCGERFDASSELNVHRRMHREEKSRPRANAVERLSGSNHNAREGADQEEEADLGKRLKASPAPPSTHPKTPLEEAFSPCVNTEQSPQPTSSNVSARQRAHTEGESFPCAGMEQSPVPAARQAEPRGRKARSDLSLAPSRCPAVKPFRCSECGKSFSQSSNLIKHQRTHTGERPYTCAVCKRNFNTSSTLIVHRRTHTGEKSYQCPDCGRSFRDSSVLIKHQRIHTGEKPYKCSHCGKGFAQSSNLHAHQRTHTGERPYHCPDCGRGFSQRSNLITHQRTHTEEKSYLCPDCGVGFGSRPALVTHQRAHAEGRPHQCSDCQRSFARRSDLVKHWRTHTGERPYLCPQCGRSFSQSSHLVVHQRSHLPEKPYKCTDCGKSFSTSSHLLAHQGTHTA comes from the coding sequence CAGCTGATGGGCTCGAGCATGAGAATGAAGAGACGAATCCCTGGCAGGGAGGTCCGGAGCGTGCAGAACCATGCGGGGCATTCTCGGGAAGATCCAAAGGGATTGCTTCTCAGCGGGGGAAAGCTGTGGAGAGTCGGCGCAGGTCAGGGAGGCAGCACCCAGCGAAGCAAGAGGATAAACCCGCCTGCCATCAGAGAGCTCTCAAGGGACCCCAAGACAGCAACACGGTCACCGccgagaaaccctataaatgtaGCGTGTGCGGCAGAAGCTTCTCTCAGAGCTCCAACCTCCTGACTCACCAGAGGCTGCACACGGgtgagagaccctataaatgcaccagctgtgggaaaagcttcaacaCCAGCTCGGCCCTCATTGTGCACCGCCGGACCCACACCGGGGAGAAATCCTACCGCTGTCCTGACTGCGGGCGGAGCTTCAGTGAGGGCTCGGTGCTGATCAAGCACTGGCGGACCCACACGGGTGAGAAGCCCTACAAGTGCGCCCACTGCGGGAAaggcttcagccagagctccaacCTGCACGCCCACCAGCGGgtccacaccggggagcggccctaccaCTGCACCGACTGCGGGAAACACTTCAGCACCAGCTCCAACCTCAGCGCCCACCAGCGGGTCCACACTGGGGAGCGACCCTACAAATGCCCTGAGTGCGGGCGGAGCTTCAGCCAGCAATCCAACCTGATCTCCCACCAGAGGACCCACCTGGAGGAGAAATCCCACCTGTGCCCCGACTGCGGAGAAGGCTTCGGCACCAGCGCCCAGCTCCTGACCCATCGGAGGAGCCACGCAGGCGACAGGCCTTATAAATGTCCTGACTGCGAGAAAAGCTTCCCCAGCCGCTCCGCCCTCATCACCCATCAGAGGACCCACACAGGAGAAAAACCCTACAAATGTCCCGATTGCCAGCGGGGCTTCACCCGGCGCTCGGACCTCAATAAGCACCGCCGGGTCCACACGGGGGAGAGACCCTTTAGGTGTGCCagctgtgggaaaagcttcagccagagctcccacCTCATTACCCATAAGAGACTCCATGAGGATGCAAAGCCCTATAAAGGCAGCATGAGCACCACGCCGACGGTCCTCCAGGAAGAGGATCCCGGTAAAGATACTCAGAGCAGGGGAAGCGTCTGCCAGAGCTCGGCAGAGACCAGCGATGGGGAAGCCCACCTGGCGGGGAAGCCCCATCAATGCCCTGACTGCGGGGAAAGGTTTGATGCCAGCTCTGAGCTCAATGTGCATCGGCGAATGCACCGAGAGGAGAAATCTCGTCCGCGTGCTAACGCTGTGGAAAGGTTGAGTGGCTCCAATCACAATGCACGAGAAGGAGCTGACCAAGAGGAGGAAGCTGATCTGGGGAAAAGATTGAAGGcgagcccagcaccccccagtaCACATCCCAAAACCCCCCTGGAGGAGGCGTTCTCTCCATGTGTTAACACTGAGCAAAGTCCCCAACCCACCAGCTCCAACGTCAGTGCACGTCAGAGAGCCCACACAGAGGGGGAATCCTTCCCATGCGCTGGTATGGAGCAGAGCCCAGTGCCGGCTGCCCGCCAGGCAGAGCCAAGGGGCCGCAAGGCACGTTCTGATCTGAGCTTGGCCCCTTCACGCTGTCCAGCGGTGAAGCCCTTCAGGTGCTCCGAatgcgggaagagcttcagtcAGAGCTCCAACCTGATCAAACACCAGCGGACCCACACGGGGGAGCGGCCCTACACCTGCGCCGTCTGCAAGCGGAATTTCAACACCAGCTCGACGCTGATCGTGCACCGCCGGACCCACACCGGGGAAAAATCCTACCAGTGCCCTGACTGCGGGCGCAGCTTCCGGGACAGCTCAGTGCTGATCAAACACCAGaggatccacacgggagagaaaccttACAAATGCTCCCACTGCGGGAAAGGCTTTGCCCAGAGCTCCAACCTTCATGCCCACCAGAGGACCCACACTGGGGAGCGGCCCTACCACTGCCCTGACTGTGGGCGGGGCTTCAGCCAGCGCTCCAACCTCATCACCCACCAGAGGACCCACACGGAGGAGAAATCCTACCTCTGCCCTGACTGCGGGGTTGGCTTCGGTTCCCGCCCGGCCCTGGTGACCCATCAGAGGGCCCACGCGGAGGGCAGGCCCCACCAATGCTCCGACTGCCAGAGGAGCTTCGCCCGGCGCTCGGACCTCGTTAAGCACTGGCGgacccacacgggagagagaccctacctGTGCCCCCAGTGCGGGAGaagcttcagccagagctcccacCTGGTGGTCCATCAGCGATCGCACCTGCCAGAGAAGCCTTACAAATGCAccgactgtgggaaaagcttcagcacCAGTTCTCACCTCCTTGCCCACCAAGGGACCCACACGGCATAG